tccaaataatagGTATGTCCTTGAAGCTCCTTTTAATGTAGCTCGCCGTatgtaaaattttttgaatttgagcaACAATTGGAATACTTATTCAGCTCGAgggctcaaacttgaaaatattttactcgaGTAACCCAATAACCTAATTgtgtaatttttatataattgtgaagctccttttttttcttttttctttttattcttcatgCTCCTTTTATGTACTGGGCTGTTAGCATTCCCATGCCTTCTCACGTGAAGCTTGGCAGCATTAGTATTCCTCCTCGCTATTCATCTCATTTTGCCGATTCTCTGTGAGTCAGTTTTAGATCTCACCATGAacatttttctctctatttaggttcatttcataaatcaactTCGATCTTGCACTGTAGATGGTCCACAAAAGCTATAAGAATATATATCAAATTAGTGACACATAGAGACCGTCTCCTCTCAGCCTGAGGAAGTGTACCACTTAACCATATTGCACACCCCAACGGTTCTTCAAGCGTTTAGGGTTTTATTCTCTCTCAATCCACCACATACAGAATTTCTCAATAGCATGCAGTGCAAGTAACTAATTCTGTCTCGAAGGAACATCAGTTTGCCCTCTTAGACAAGTACGTTTTCCAAATTTATTGACACGGCCGTAAGAGCTaacacaacttttttttttcccattcagGATCTCGTCGGTCCATAGATCACGGTCCTGATTGATTGGATCTAGCTTATCTCATGGGAGCGTAAGGAGCCGAGTTGAGTCATATTGACATATTCTTGAGGTGAATGAGCAGACAGTACTGGAATTGCAATGCGGACCATCCTAAACAGTAATAAGACCCAGCTCTCTCGGTATGCTCGGCCTCTCAGACACGGCATGACGAAGCCCCTCATCAGCTCCCAAATCGCATTCATGATGTTTGGTATGAACCATAACAACAGCAAGCGGTTTTTGTTCGGCTCCTCATCTAACACCTGAAATCAATCGTCACGTAATTAGGAGAGCGTGAGAGCCAAATATACAAGGCGCGATATTTATGCATGGTTGCTGTGTTGCATCGAGCCCTCCTTTTCCTTACTTACCCATCCCATGGGTCCTTTTAAGCCCGTAACTTACATGCACAGCACAGTTTGGTCCATTGCAATAAAGAAATGGTCAGTTACAATGTAAGAGCGTAAACTATCAAGACACGTCTCTTAATCAAgtactcagagagagagagagagagagagagagagagagagagagagagagatggtgataCCTTCCCCTTGTACAAGCTGTTGAAGTAGAGGCAAGGACCAAAGTGCTTGAACCCAAAGACCATGCCATCACGAGGCATCCTAGGAACACGGTCGCTTGAATAGACATACCTATAGTACTTCACCTGACGACAAATCTTCCTCCTCATGTACTCCCCAAATCTCTCATCCCCCACCTTCGGCTGCCCAAATGTATACACTCCTTCCAACTTATCCAGAATTGCATCCTCCTTGTGCATGCACAACGCCCCCACGAATAGGATGGCAAGTGCCCCTCCCAAACTATGCCCCGTCACTATGAACTTTGTCCCTCTCTCCTTCaataaattccttagcatttCCTTAATCTCATAATAAGCATAGCTTTTGCCTTCCTCGGCTACCTCATCCATCTCCTTGAGCCCTCCTCGGCCCTTTTGTAGGCCCAGGGCTTTCATGAAGCCGCCGTGGATGCTCACCCACTCCAGCCCCGCTTCTCCTTCAAGCTTGACCTCGACCTCGTACCAAGAGAGATCGATGGTGGTGCGCCATGCGTCCGCATCAAAAGGGCGGGTGCCCCTAAATGCCAACACGATCAGGTCTCGGTCTTTCAACATGATGGCTCGAGTAGAGTGTTGCTCCAGGTGATCTACATGAGGATGCGGGATTTTTATTATCAAAGCAACTTTCCTTCTTATGGCAAGAGCAAATTCGAATAGTATATGATAAAACGCTTACTGATACCATgtcaaaataattacattttcaaaaagtttgagCTGTTAGGAATCGGGTCAACAAAGCATATATTTCTTagcttatttaagaaaaaacaaaaccatatatatatccagtgaattcatatatataaattcttttaaactaaaaaaatcactcaaaatttcaaccaaaaaaaaaaaaatcactcaaaATAGAACCctgtttcttttattattattattattattattattattattattattattattttgcaaCTTCAATTTGGCTTTGTGATTTctctcaaagagaaaagaatggTTGAATTTGTAAAGTCCCCGACATTATATTTTGTTCGTAAGAAGTGCTTGTATTGTTGTATGCTTTTTATTAGGCTTCTTAAATGAAGCATATGTGGTGACAATATATGTGCAATGAATAATAACATCGACCAGCTTGTATCTTGACCTTTTAGATTTTCCAAAAACGATAAGAATCAGGGCTTTGcattcccttttgttctttctCGGAAAAAGTATGAGATACTTCAAAAATATCATTCTTTCTCTTGCATATTATATGAAACCATTAACATGATGGAGAAAATCATCTTTTTAGTACAGTGCACCTCTCAGTGTCTCGATAAATCTCAACCATTGATATGAATCCTCATTTTTGTAAGTCAATGAGTTAGATTTATTGAGAAACTATTAATATGATGGAGAAAATCATCTTTTTAGTACGGTGCGCCTCTCGGTGTCTCGATAAATCTCAACCATTGACTTGAATCCCATTTTTGTAAGTCAATGAGTTAGATTTATTGAGATACCGAATGGAGCACCATGCAGGGTTGAGGATCCACGACCATGCGCAAAACTTCAGTGTATTAATAgcatctaaaaaagaaaaaataaaactatcTATACATGGTTAATACTGCTTCTCATCAAGAGTCAATAAAAATCCAACCATTGTCAATGTTTTATATTTGGGGAGTTCCCGTGTAGCTCTTATATGAGTTCGGGATCAAAGTCATATTGCTTGATACATAAGTATAATCTAATTCAACTATATAAGATTACAATCCGTGATTCTTGGGGTtgtccttgaatttttattatgtggTGAACGATTAGCTAGTGTAAGATCACGAAGATTGCACAACTTATTTTATATTGTCTTAATTAAGAAAGCAACTAAGTTGAAAACCATATTTGACCAGTAATATGTATAGATATGCAGAAGATATGATAATACGTACCATTCCAAAAGTCCCCACACTGCAAGAATTCCATCTAAAGccataaaaaagacaaaaagaagaggagaaaagtcAGTCCTAGTCATCACCAAGCACAAAGGGATGGTTTTGATTAAGCTAAAACTCCTTCCAGATGACTAAACAGGTCAGTGGATAGCTTTATCCATGTTGTTTAGatgaaaaaatatcatattGCAATCATCTTTCATATTCTCTATGATTAAATTCAATGATGTATCATAACTATATGTTTGTCTGTCGATATCATATTGAGGGTTAGTGAGGGATGAACCTTCCAACGATCTCTGACGGTGGTTTCAACGAAAGAATCATTCTCGTACGACAACTTAGCAGCCATCATGGACAAGTATGCATTATACCGTGCGTCTCCATGCTTCAGGCGGCTGTCAAGGTCCACTCTCGGGTCCAAATACCCTACCACTGATGCAAAAGATGGCGAATCTTTACTCGGCCACTCCACGTTTCCTGCATAATTTGCATAGATGGCCCTCGTCTTCATCTTGTGTAAAGTTCCGGAATAAGAATGATGTTAGGTAATCGGTAAGGTTATGCAGtttaatttttcgattttcacTTTCAAACACCTTGTCGCCAAGAAGGTGGCTACATGGAAGATGTCATAAAAAAGTTTCTACCTTTGTACTACGGAGGAGTCgccttaaaaatattttgcatcgACTTAATCTTTAGTAATGAGGTTGACTAAACTAATCACAGTACGGGATGGAAGGATAGAGCGTGTAGGTAAGACAATACAGATTAAACCACAACAATATCGAGGATACACATGCATGTATGCGCGCATTGTCAAATGTCGCCCATGTTATAGTTATGGGAAGAAGCACACAAAACCTTTGAGAGCATTGGCGATGAGCTTGAGAAATCCTCCGTTGGTCGACGGGAGGTTAAGACAGAACTCAAAAGCATTCCCGAGCCATTCCAACATTCCCTTGAACAAGAGCAGGAGTTTCTGAGCGACGATGGAGATGAAGATGAACCATCTTCGCTTAAACCCCCTGAGCTCCTCCTTGTAGATTACCGGGCACTGGATGTATCTTCTCTCGGACACGTCGTTAGAAAACAGAAGGCGAGGGAGGTCGAGAAAGCCTGCCTGTTTAGGATCGAGTACAAGGTAGTTGCTATAGAGCGCGCCACCATCTTCGCAATCTATGTGTCGCTGCAGAAGCAAAGGAGATGAAGGTGGCGTATACATGGATGGGTGAAGTTTTTGCTAGGTCGACGACGATCTTCAAATACTTAAGCCCATGCGCGCGCATGGGCTTTATACATGGAGAGACTCATCAGATCTA
The window above is part of the Eucalyptus grandis isolate ANBG69807.140 chromosome 6, ASM1654582v1, whole genome shotgun sequence genome. Proteins encoded here:
- the LOC104447888 gene encoding triacylglycerol lipase OBL1 yields the protein MYTPPSSPLLLQRHIDCEDGGALYSNYLVLDPKQAGFLDLPRLLFSNDVSERRYIQCPVIYKEELRGFKRRWFIFISIVAQKLLLLFKGMLEWLGNAFEFCLNLPSTNGGFLKLIANALKGNVEWPSKDSPSFASVVGYLDPRVDLDSRLKHGDARYNAYLSMMAAKLSYENDSFVETTVRDRWKMEFLQCGDFWNDHLEQHSTRAIMLKDRDLIVLAFRGTRPFDADAWRTTIDLSWYEVEVKLEGEAGLEWVSIHGGFMKALGLQKGRGGLKEMDEVAEEGKSYAYYEIKEMLRNLLKERGTKFIVTGHSLGGALAILFVGALCMHKEDAILDKLEGVYTFGQPKVGDERFGEYMRRKICRQVKYYRYVYSSDRVPRMPRDGMVFGFKHFGPCLYFNSLYKGKVLDEEPNKNRLLLLWFIPNIMNAIWELMRGFVMPCLRGRAYRESWVLLLFRMVRIAIPVLSAHSPQEYVNMTQLGSLRSHEIS